From Rudanella lutea DSM 19387, a single genomic window includes:
- a CDS encoding MarR family winged helix-turn-helix transcriptional regulator: MVTQSDNVTFDFNRFHTIRMRSLGRISWRLKRFIDGFLEPRIQARGFADFKLSYLGVLANIEEAGTTNNELAKRACVTKQMMSKTVSLLEKEGYIYLEKNASDSRSNVIYLNKRGKELFLNLHECVTEMNEHFRQILGTDRLEELIDTMKFLVDELDKLPTAFPGCPGTEGS, encoded by the coding sequence ATGGTCACCCAATCAGACAACGTAACTTTTGATTTTAACCGCTTCCATACGATTCGGATGCGGTCATTAGGCCGGATTTCGTGGCGTCTGAAACGATTTATTGACGGCTTTTTGGAACCGCGTATTCAGGCCCGGGGATTTGCCGATTTTAAGCTGAGCTATCTGGGCGTACTGGCCAATATTGAAGAGGCCGGCACCACCAACAACGAATTGGCCAAGCGGGCGTGCGTTACCAAGCAGATGATGAGCAAAACGGTCAGTCTGCTAGAAAAAGAAGGATATATCTATCTGGAAAAAAACGCCAGCGACTCACGGTCCAATGTCATCTACCTCAACAAACGCGGCAAGGAGCTGTTTTTGAACCTGCACGAGTGCGTCACCGAAATGAACGAACACTTCCGGCAAATTCTGGGCACCGACCGGCTGGAAGAGCTAATCGACACGATGAAATTTCTGGTCGATGAACTCGACAAGCTACCCACCGCCTTCCCCGGCTGCCCCGGTACAGAAGGGTCATAG
- a CDS encoding metal-dependent transcriptional regulator, with protein MHSFTEENYLKTIYYLATRQQGEVTTNALAEMTATKAASVTDMLRKLADKQLIHYRKYQGVRLTSEGERLALKIIRRHRLWEVFLVDKLGFGWDEVHDMAEELEHIRSDELVERLDKFLEHPQFDPHGDPIPTTAGAMPQTGYRKLSEVAAGESVCVMGVLEHSPEFLQHLNRTGLTLGCSITLREINAFDKSLLVQIQSESTLFVSHDVARNLLVEGEQ; from the coding sequence ATGCATTCGTTCACCGAAGAAAATTATCTCAAGACCATCTATTACCTCGCCACCCGGCAACAGGGCGAGGTGACGACCAACGCCTTAGCCGAAATGACGGCCACCAAGGCGGCTTCGGTAACGGACATGCTGCGTAAGCTGGCCGACAAACAGTTGATTCATTATCGCAAGTATCAGGGCGTGCGGCTCACGAGCGAAGGCGAGCGGCTGGCCCTGAAAATTATCCGGCGGCACCGGCTCTGGGAGGTTTTTCTGGTCGATAAACTCGGCTTCGGCTGGGACGAAGTGCACGACATGGCCGAGGAGCTGGAACATATCCGGTCCGACGAGCTGGTGGAGCGGCTCGACAAGTTTCTGGAGCATCCGCAGTTTGACCCCCACGGTGATCCCATTCCGACTACGGCCGGGGCTATGCCGCAGACCGGCTATCGCAAGCTCTCGGAGGTGGCGGCTGGTGAGTCGGTTTGTGTGATGGGTGTGCTCGAACACTCGCCCGAATTTCTACAACACCTGAACCGGACGGGGCTCACGCTCGGTTGTTCTATTACGTTAAGAGAAATTAACGCGTTTGATAAGTCGCTGCTGGTGCAGATTCAATCCGAAAGCACGTTGTTTGTAAGCCACGACGTGGCCCGCAACCTGCTCGTAGAGGGAGAACAATAA
- a CDS encoding LptF/LptG family permease, with protein MKLLDWYILKRFLQTYVFVVAVIVLVVVMIDYTEKIEDFRKHNAPTNAVLFDYYLNFIPYWANYISPLMVFIATVFLTSRLAARTEIIAILSSGVSFMRLLLPYAVGAGILAVFTYFMVNYIIPRANKTRIAFELKYTKDAYTFNGRNVHLKIAPDVYAYLESYNNTTRTGYKFTLERMQGNQLQQKLSADRIEWDSTRRKWAIVDYKIRTINGQNETLQPGTRIDTTLNMKPSDFESDFNLFETFTLPELNNYIDLLRSRGADGIEVYLLEKYSRDTRPFAIIILTVIGVIVSARKSRRGVGWQVALGFFLAFTYLLFFMLGKGIAESGNLNPLLAVWMPNILFAGIGVILYHTIPR; from the coding sequence ATGAAACTTTTAGACTGGTATATTCTCAAGCGATTTCTGCAAACCTACGTCTTTGTGGTGGCCGTGATCGTGCTGGTGGTCGTGATGATCGACTACACCGAAAAAATCGAAGATTTCAGAAAACACAACGCGCCTACCAACGCGGTTCTGTTCGATTACTACCTCAATTTTATTCCGTATTGGGCCAACTACATCAGTCCGCTGATGGTATTTATTGCCACGGTGTTTCTGACATCGCGGCTGGCGGCCCGTACCGAGATTATCGCTATTCTGAGCAGCGGGGTCAGTTTTATGCGGCTTCTGTTGCCCTATGCCGTTGGGGCGGGTATTCTGGCCGTGTTCACGTATTTCATGGTGAATTACATCATTCCACGGGCCAACAAAACCCGCATTGCTTTTGAGCTGAAATACACCAAAGACGCCTACACGTTCAACGGGCGTAACGTACACCTCAAAATTGCGCCCGATGTGTACGCTTACCTCGAAAGCTATAACAACACGACCCGTACCGGCTATAAGTTTACCCTGGAGCGTATGCAGGGCAATCAGTTGCAGCAGAAACTCTCGGCTGACCGGATTGAGTGGGACAGCACCCGCCGTAAATGGGCTATTGTTGACTATAAAATTCGGACGATTAACGGACAGAATGAGACGTTGCAGCCCGGCACCCGGATCGATACGACGCTCAACATGAAGCCCTCCGATTTTGAGAGTGATTTCAATCTGTTTGAAACCTTTACCCTCCCCGAGCTGAACAATTACATCGACCTGCTCCGTAGCCGGGGAGCCGATGGCATAGAGGTGTACCTGCTTGAGAAATATTCACGCGATACCCGCCCGTTTGCCATTATCATTCTGACGGTCATCGGGGTGATTGTATCGGCCCGCAAGAGTCGGCGCGGGGTGGGGTGGCAGGTAGCGCTGGGTTTCTTTCTGGCGTTTACGTACCTCTTGTTTTTCATGCTCGGCAAAGGCATTGCCGAATCGGGCAACCTGAACCCCCTGCTGGCGGTCTGGATGCCCAACATCCTCTTTGCCGGCATTGGCGTGATTTTGTACCATACAATTCCGAGGTAA
- a CDS encoding Nramp family divalent metal transporter: protein MKPWRQPNATNSLPEVHSSIHVPLNKGFWRTLAAYAGPGLLVAVGYMDPGNWATDIAGGSQFGYKLLSVILISNLFAMLLQHLSLKLGIATGRDLAQACRDSYSRPVSLVLWALAEIAIAATDLAEVIGSAIALNLLFGLPLPVGVALTVLDVFVLLYLQQRGFRLIESIVGSLILIIVLCFAYELLLAQPEVSALLGGLVPRAQVVTTPGMLYVAIGILGATVMPHNLYLHSSIVQTRNYARNDEGRAQAIRFATIDSTASLFLAFFINAAILILAAATFHYSGNQQVADINDAYKLLTPLLGSTVASIVFGVALLASGQNSTLTGTIAGQIVMEGFLNLKLKPWVRRLVTRLLAVVPAMIVAILYGERGTAELLVLSQVILSLQLSFAVVPLVRFTSNRLKMGRFVNPRWVTITAWAVAVIIIALNAYLLWNTLNWLG from the coding sequence ATGAAACCCTGGCGACAGCCCAACGCAACGAACTCACTGCCCGAAGTTCACAGTAGTATTCATGTGCCGCTCAACAAGGGGTTTTGGCGCACGCTGGCTGCGTATGCGGGGCCGGGTCTGCTGGTAGCCGTGGGGTATATGGATCCCGGCAACTGGGCTACCGACATTGCCGGAGGCTCGCAGTTTGGGTACAAGCTCCTGTCGGTCATCCTCATTTCGAACCTGTTTGCCATGCTCTTGCAGCATCTGTCGCTCAAGCTGGGTATTGCTACCGGCCGCGACCTGGCCCAGGCCTGCCGCGACAGTTACTCGCGCCCGGTTTCGCTCGTGTTGTGGGCCCTGGCCGAAATTGCCATTGCCGCCACCGACCTGGCCGAAGTGATTGGGTCGGCTATTGCGCTCAATCTGCTGTTTGGTCTGCCCCTGCCCGTTGGCGTGGCCCTCACGGTGCTCGATGTGTTTGTGCTCCTGTACCTGCAACAGCGGGGCTTCCGACTGATCGAAAGTATAGTGGGTAGCCTGATTCTGATCATCGTGTTGTGCTTCGCCTACGAGTTGCTGCTGGCACAACCCGAGGTATCGGCCCTGCTCGGTGGGTTGGTGCCCCGCGCCCAGGTGGTCACCACACCGGGGATGCTGTACGTAGCCATCGGGATTCTGGGCGCTACTGTGATGCCGCATAACCTGTACCTGCACTCCAGCATTGTACAGACCCGCAATTACGCCCGCAACGACGAAGGACGCGCGCAGGCCATCCGGTTTGCCACGATCGACTCGACGGCCTCGCTTTTTCTGGCTTTTTTCATCAACGCGGCTATTCTGATTTTGGCGGCCGCTACGTTTCACTACTCGGGCAACCAGCAGGTCGCCGATATTAATGATGCCTACAAACTGTTGACTCCCCTGCTCGGCTCCACCGTTGCCAGTATTGTATTTGGCGTGGCCCTGCTGGCATCTGGCCAAAACTCAACCCTTACGGGCACTATTGCCGGCCAGATTGTGATGGAGGGTTTTCTGAACCTGAAACTAAAGCCCTGGGTTCGGCGGCTGGTAACCCGGCTGCTGGCAGTGGTGCCGGCTATGATTGTAGCCATTTTGTACGGTGAGCGCGGCACGGCCGAGCTGCTGGTGCTGAGTCAGGTGATTTTGTCCCTGCAACTAAGCTTTGCGGTGGTGCCACTGGTGCGGTTCACCAGTAATCGGCTCAAGATGGGCCGGTTTGTTAACCCCCGCTGGGTGACCATCACGGCATGGGCCGTAGCGGTTATCATCATCGCCCTCAATGCGTACCTACTCTGGAATACGCTTAACTGGCTGGGGTAG
- a CDS encoding response regulator — protein sequence MTTTIAIADDHQLLAQALAELIHKFEGYQVLYTVGNGRELIERLEQQNIPDILLLDVNMPEMDGFETAAYLQQHYADLKILTLSMMDREDHIAQMVRYGVRGYLLKGCRPSELRNALDEVRTKGFYYSEYLTRYLLQSLRKPATPPAVQLNAREQEFLKLACSDLTYAEIADRMCVSTRTVDGYRESLFQKLNVKSRTGMVLEALRLGLVQL from the coding sequence ATGACTACGACTATTGCCATCGCCGATGATCATCAGTTATTAGCGCAAGCTCTGGCCGAACTTATTCACAAATTTGAGGGCTATCAGGTGCTGTACACGGTGGGCAATGGACGTGAGCTAATCGAGCGGCTGGAGCAACAGAATATCCCCGATATTTTGTTGCTCGATGTGAATATGCCCGAGATGGATGGGTTCGAAACGGCGGCCTACCTGCAGCAGCACTACGCCGACCTGAAAATTCTGACCCTCTCCATGATGGATCGGGAAGACCATATCGCGCAGATGGTACGCTACGGCGTGCGGGGTTATTTGCTCAAAGGCTGCCGCCCGTCGGAGCTGCGAAACGCCCTCGACGAGGTACGTACCAAAGGCTTCTACTACTCCGAATACCTCACCCGATACCTGTTGCAATCGCTGCGGAAGCCAGCCACACCGCCCGCCGTTCAGCTGAATGCCCGCGAACAGGAATTTCTCAAACTGGCTTGCAGCGACCTGACCTACGCCGAAATTGCCGACCGTATGTGTGTCAGTACCCGTACCGTAGATGGCTACCGTGAATCGCTTTTTCAGAAGCTCAACGTCAAAAGCCGGACCGGTATGGTGCTCGAAGCCCTGCGGCTTGGTTTGGTGCAGCTATGA
- a CDS encoding DUF6056 family protein, whose product MKSPIIPIATKLAGFGFFLAVFVPLFILSFFNHPSAADDYCFADTAVREGFWQAQVYYYDWWTGRYFSNFLVHGNPLVWGWYDGFRLIPALSILGLLGSVFSLMSELLRGQRITTILLTTALLFFSMMVAQQSTVEAFFWTAAVASYTVPTALTFYLLAVMIRWYRLPAAGLIRPLTVVWASFLVFAIVGSGETNLILLVLLLLAIAGYRLLFQRTFDPFLAGLVLAALISSWLLFRAPGNAVRMGGNPHSGDFVASFLGSFGWLAQSVGTLLLKSPLIPLSLLFVPVALRLTRSGSPVRHLFQLPAWLVSIAYVGLLAAMIFPSYYGIGLPPAFRTMNVFYDMALVGWLFTLTVWVNTLARQGVIHSERLQVPMWAPALAGVWMLTSLYFSRPIRLVYNDLLRGHAATYNREMNARREQLLASGESLRIRPISVYPPSLFVEDINPNPQHLWNKCQAGYYKHKTILLMMNDKR is encoded by the coding sequence ATGAAGTCACCCATCATTCCAATCGCCACCAAACTGGCCGGATTCGGTTTCTTTTTGGCGGTGTTCGTGCCCCTGTTCATTCTGTCGTTTTTTAACCATCCCTCGGCTGCCGACGACTACTGTTTTGCCGATACCGCCGTACGTGAAGGGTTCTGGCAGGCACAGGTCTACTACTACGACTGGTGGACGGGCCGGTACTTTTCTAACTTTCTGGTACACGGCAACCCGCTGGTATGGGGCTGGTACGATGGCTTTCGGCTCATTCCGGCCCTGTCGATACTGGGCTTGCTGGGGTCGGTATTCAGTCTGATGAGCGAGCTCTTGCGCGGGCAGCGAATCACGACGATTCTGCTCACAACGGCCCTGCTGTTTTTCTCGATGATGGTGGCCCAACAAAGCACCGTCGAAGCGTTTTTCTGGACAGCGGCCGTGGCCTCGTACACCGTTCCGACAGCCCTGACGTTTTACCTGCTGGCTGTGATGATCCGCTGGTACCGGCTACCGGCTGCCGGTCTCATTCGGCCGCTGACGGTTGTCTGGGCGTCGTTTCTGGTGTTTGCTATCGTCGGCTCGGGCGAAACCAACCTTATTTTACTCGTTTTATTACTGCTGGCTATTGCGGGGTATCGATTGCTGTTTCAGCGCACGTTTGATCCGTTTCTGGCGGGGCTGGTGCTGGCTGCCCTGATATCGAGCTGGCTCCTGTTCCGGGCACCGGGCAATGCCGTCCGGATGGGCGGCAATCCGCACAGTGGCGATTTTGTGGCTTCGTTTCTGGGTTCGTTTGGCTGGCTGGCCCAGTCGGTCGGAACGTTGCTGCTCAAGTCGCCCCTGATTCCGTTGTCACTGTTGTTTGTGCCCGTGGCCTTGCGGCTCACCCGGTCGGGGAGCCCTGTGCGGCATCTGTTTCAGTTACCGGCCTGGCTGGTGTCGATAGCGTATGTGGGTCTGCTGGCTGCCATGATTTTTCCGTCGTACTACGGCATCGGACTGCCCCCGGCTTTCCGAACCATGAATGTGTTTTACGACATGGCCCTGGTGGGGTGGTTGTTCACCCTCACCGTTTGGGTGAATACGTTGGCACGGCAGGGGGTGATTCATTCCGAGCGGTTGCAGGTACCCATGTGGGCACCCGCGCTGGCGGGTGTCTGGATGCTGACGAGCCTGTACTTTAGCCGACCTATTCGGCTGGTGTACAACGATCTGCTGCGAGGCCACGCGGCTACCTATAACCGCGAAATGAACGCCCGGCGCGAGCAGTTGCTGGCTTCGGGTGAGTCGCTGCGTATTCGGCCAATCAGCGTGTACCCGCCGAGTCTGTTTGTCGAAGACATCAACCCCAATCCACAGCACCTCTGGAATAAGTGTCAGGCGGGGTATTACAAGCACAAAACCATTTTGCTAATGATGAATGATAAACGATGA
- a CDS encoding dolichyl-phosphate beta-glucosyltransferase produces MTAIIIPCYNEATRLPVADFEAYWQQYPEVRFCFVDDGSTDQTRALLERLQAEHPAQVEALILPQNRGKAGAVRAGMLHVAEQGQADFVGFLDADLATPLAAIQDLEARMSPQPELDLVMGSRIKFLGTDIRRNPFRHYAGRVVATFISNILKLGVYDTQCGAKLFRRETIAGLFGEPFLSPWLFDVEILARLIRQYGRDGIRARVVEMPLRQWIEKDESRIKMSYYLKLWFELYRIGQAYK; encoded by the coding sequence ATGACCGCCATCATTATCCCCTGTTACAACGAAGCCACACGGTTGCCGGTTGCCGATTTTGAAGCGTATTGGCAGCAGTACCCCGAGGTGCGCTTTTGCTTTGTCGACGATGGCAGCACCGACCAAACCCGCGCCCTGCTCGAACGGCTACAAGCCGAGCATCCGGCGCAGGTTGAGGCCCTGATTTTACCGCAAAATCGGGGTAAAGCCGGGGCGGTGCGGGCGGGTATGCTGCACGTAGCGGAACAGGGCCAAGCCGATTTTGTGGGATTTCTGGATGCCGATCTGGCTACGCCCCTGGCGGCTATTCAGGATCTGGAAGCCCGGATGAGTCCACAGCCGGAACTGGATCTGGTGATGGGGTCGCGAATCAAGTTTTTGGGTACCGACATCCGCCGGAACCCCTTTCGGCACTACGCCGGCCGGGTGGTGGCCACGTTTATCAGTAATATTCTGAAACTGGGCGTGTACGACACCCAGTGCGGGGCCAAGCTCTTTCGGCGCGAAACAATTGCGGGTCTTTTTGGTGAGCCTTTTCTGAGCCCGTGGCTGTTCGACGTCGAGATTCTGGCCCGGCTGATCCGGCAGTACGGCCGCGATGGTATCCGGGCGCGGGTGGTTGAGATGCCCCTGCGGCAGTGGATCGAAAAAGATGAGTCGCGGATCAAAATGTCGTATTACCTCAAGCTCTGGTTCGAGTTGTACCGAATCGGGCAGGCATATAAGTGA
- a CDS encoding DMT family transporter, with protein MQTRTADYLHLHFIVLIWGFTAILGKLLDPLSPLAVVLYRTLLAVIGMGAVLWYGHRNGNPVAPVSSRDRWRLLGVGAIIAVHWMAFFAAARLANVSVCLAGMATSSLWASVLEPLLLRRRVRPVEVLLGAVVMGGLYLIFRFEFDKVGGLLAAILSAMLGALFTIINSQFTHRYEALVISTHEMAGAFLTSVPLVGLYSLIWGQPTDVFLPQSGAQWGWLLLLAWVCTVYAYTAGVRLLRKFSAYLAILTVNLEPVYGILLAVLIFGDTERMTTGFYLGTLVILVAVIGFPFLANKEK; from the coding sequence ATGCAAACCCGTACTGCCGATTATCTACATCTCCATTTTATTGTACTGATCTGGGGCTTTACGGCTATTTTGGGGAAGCTGCTGGATCCACTGTCGCCCCTGGCGGTGGTGCTGTATCGGACCTTGCTGGCCGTGATCGGCATGGGCGCGGTGCTGTGGTACGGACACCGGAACGGGAACCCGGTGGCGCCCGTGTCGAGCCGCGACCGCTGGCGTTTGCTGGGTGTGGGGGCTATTATTGCCGTGCATTGGATGGCGTTTTTTGCGGCCGCCCGGCTGGCCAATGTGTCGGTATGTCTGGCGGGCATGGCTACGAGTTCGCTCTGGGCGAGCGTGCTGGAGCCGTTGCTGTTGCGCCGACGGGTGCGACCGGTTGAGGTGCTGCTGGGGGCTGTGGTGATGGGTGGTCTGTACCTGATTTTTCGGTTTGAGTTCGATAAGGTGGGCGGGTTGCTGGCCGCCATACTGTCGGCTATGCTGGGCGCCCTGTTTACGATCATCAACAGTCAGTTTACGCACCGGTACGAGGCTCTGGTTATTTCGACGCACGAGATGGCCGGGGCTTTTCTAACATCGGTGCCGCTGGTGGGGCTGTACAGCCTTATTTGGGGCCAACCGACCGATGTGTTCTTGCCGCAATCGGGGGCGCAGTGGGGGTGGCTTTTACTGCTTGCCTGGGTGTGTACCGTATATGCCTACACGGCGGGTGTACGACTGTTGCGTAAGTTTTCGGCGTATCTGGCCATATTAACTGTAAATTTGGAGCCAGTTTATGGAATCTTGCTTGCCGTACTCATTTTCGGGGATACCGAGCGCATGACCACTGGGTTTTACCTGGGTACACTGGTTATTCTGGTTGCGGTGATCGGGTTTCCGTTTCTGGCAAACAAAGAAAAATAA
- a CDS encoding HlyD family secretion protein, producing MATDSSNWGKRLVAPLLGVVVVATGGFYGFNAYRHNQQYETTDNAQIETSSAPVLARVAGYVQAVNVSDYASVQKGVPLLTIDPQEYQLALQQAEADYLQTEADLQTARADLQTAQANARNVAQNLNVAQASAGVQALRRDKARQDLQRDQNLFNDQSLTRRQLDDSRNNADVQERQLQTSQEQVALARTGQGVAGAAIARAQATIKKMEAVLKVKQTAIDNARLRLSYAQVSAPIAGKIGRKSVVVGQYVQPGQNLMTVIADSTFWVVANFKETQLEHMRVGQEVDIKIDAYPNLTVKGRVASLSEATGARFALLPPDNASGNFVKITQRVPVKIEILNPETYREQLRAGLSTDVAVKVQ from the coding sequence ATGGCAACGGATTCATCAAATTGGGGCAAGCGGTTGGTAGCGCCCCTGCTGGGGGTGGTGGTAGTGGCTACCGGTGGTTTTTACGGGTTCAATGCGTATCGGCACAACCAGCAGTATGAAACAACCGACAATGCGCAGATCGAAACAAGCTCGGCACCGGTATTGGCGCGGGTGGCCGGGTACGTGCAGGCCGTGAATGTGAGCGACTACGCGAGTGTACAAAAAGGGGTGCCGTTGCTGACCATCGACCCGCAGGAATACCAGTTGGCGTTGCAACAGGCCGAAGCCGATTATCTGCAAACCGAAGCCGACCTGCAAACCGCCCGGGCTGATCTGCAAACCGCACAAGCCAACGCCCGCAACGTAGCGCAGAATCTGAACGTAGCACAGGCATCAGCCGGGGTACAGGCCCTCCGGCGCGACAAAGCCCGGCAGGATTTGCAGCGCGACCAGAATCTGTTCAACGATCAGTCGCTGACCCGGCGGCAGCTCGACGATTCGCGCAATAATGCCGACGTGCAGGAGCGGCAGCTCCAGACCAGTCAGGAGCAGGTAGCCCTTGCCCGTACGGGGCAGGGTGTGGCTGGGGCGGCTATTGCCCGCGCGCAGGCGACGATAAAGAAAATGGAGGCCGTGCTAAAGGTAAAGCAAACGGCTATCGATAACGCCCGGCTGCGGTTGAGCTACGCGCAGGTGTCGGCCCCGATTGCGGGCAAAATTGGCCGGAAGAGTGTGGTGGTGGGGCAATACGTGCAACCCGGTCAGAACCTGATGACCGTCATTGCCGACTCTACGTTTTGGGTAGTCGCCAATTTCAAAGAGACCCAGCTCGAACACATGCGGGTAGGGCAGGAGGTCGACATCAAGATCGACGCGTACCCGAACCTGACCGTAAAAGGCCGTGTGGCCTCGTTGTCGGAAGCTACCGGAGCCCGGTTTGCCCTGCTGCCGCCCGACAATGCATCGGGCAACTTTGTGAAGATCACCCAGCGGGTGCCCGTGAAAATTGAAATCCTGAATCCCGAAACATACCGCGAGCAACTCCGGGCCGGCCTGAGCACCGACGTGGCCGTTAAAGTGCAGTGA